In Spirochaetaceae bacterium, a single window of DNA contains:
- a CDS encoding ATP-binding protein: MSTSARDLVIGAAACAVLVYFFTRIELVELVFDWTRQHEDWDLDEILAGAPALAVVAAWFAMRRRREAVLLGVRLEHNVAELQEEIRRRRELQEQLREAYKVAAVGTVAGGLAHELNDVLQPIVTLSQLHADRPDTPEEVRTGMRHINEAAERGRDIVRHSLSFTTGGIRDTEEVDPAQWLAGFVAQARESAPDGITVATRLGGGAGSVRVNAGELEHVMDNLLSNAVEAMQGRGTVTVVLDACTLDAEAALAQGLTVGGYVRIAVSDEGPGMAGEVQRHVFDPFFTTKGGGDGTGLGLSVVYRLVRGWEGNISVHSEPGAGATFTVLIPRLGGQD; this comes from the coding sequence ATGAGCACATCGGCCAGGGACCTGGTCATCGGCGCGGCAGCGTGCGCGGTCCTTGTCTACTTCTTTACCCGCATCGAGCTGGTCGAACTGGTGTTCGACTGGACCCGGCAGCACGAGGACTGGGACCTCGACGAGATTCTTGCCGGCGCGCCGGCGCTGGCCGTGGTCGCGGCCTGGTTCGCCATGCGCCGGCGCCGCGAGGCGGTCCTGCTGGGCGTTCGCCTGGAGCACAACGTCGCCGAGCTCCAGGAGGAGATTCGCCGGCGCCGCGAACTGCAGGAGCAGCTTCGCGAGGCGTACAAGGTGGCGGCCGTGGGCACCGTCGCCGGCGGGCTCGCGCACGAGCTGAACGACGTCCTGCAGCCGATCGTCACCCTGTCGCAGTTGCATGCCGACCGGCCGGACACGCCCGAGGAAGTGCGTACCGGCATGCGGCACATCAACGAGGCGGCCGAGCGGGGTCGCGACATCGTCAGGCACTCGCTGTCGTTCACCACCGGCGGCATCCGCGACACCGAGGAGGTCGACCCGGCGCAGTGGCTTGCCGGCTTCGTGGCGCAGGCACGGGAATCGGCGCCGGACGGAATCACCGTCGCCACCCGGCTCGGCGGCGGCGCCGGCTCGGTGCGCGTGAACGCCGGCGAGCTGGAGCACGTCATGGACAACCTGCTCAGCAACGCGGTCGAGGCGATGCAGGGGCGCGGCACCGTCACCGTGGTGCTCGACGCCTGCACCCTCGATGCCGAGGCCGCGCTGGCGCAGGGCCTGACGGTGGGCGGCTACGTCCGCATCGCGGTATCCGACGAAGGTCCCGGCATGGCCGGCGAGGTGCAGCGTCACGTGTTCGACCCGTTTTTCACCACCAAGGGCGGCGGCGACGGAACCGGGCTCGGGCTGTCCGTCGTGTACCGGTTGGTGCGCGGCTGGGAAGGCAACATCTCCGTGCACTCCGAGCCGGGCGCCGGTGCGACATTCACCGTCCTCATTCCCCGGCTCGGCGGCCAGGACTGA
- a CDS encoding ABC transporter permease codes for MSLSLLRLVVRRLLNIVPILVVTLAIAFWLIQLAPGDVYTEYALNPDIRAEDLERFRANFGLDQPWYVQFGRYLWNATRGDFGFSQIFKAPVFVLVSQRAANTLLLSVVALLLAWGFSVPAGILAAARQYRWQDQSIAVLAFFGLSIPNFFLASLLLFLIASTGSWLPIGGMTSIDYPELSLLGKTWDLARHLVVPALVISTAITASLTRIMRGSMLEVLGQQYTTTARAKGLSERVVLLKHALRNAVNPMITILGFNIGEILSGAALVEIVTGWPGLGKLILTATLSQDSFLVSGSVVYGVVLLMIGNLLADILLAIIDPRIRVT; via the coding sequence GTGAGCCTGTCGCTGCTGCGGCTGGTCGTGCGCCGGCTGCTGAACATCGTGCCGATCCTGGTCGTGACGCTGGCCATCGCCTTCTGGCTGATCCAGCTCGCGCCCGGCGACGTGTACACCGAGTACGCGCTCAACCCGGACATCCGCGCCGAGGACCTGGAGCGGTTCCGCGCCAACTTCGGCCTCGACCAGCCGTGGTACGTGCAGTTCGGGCGCTACCTGTGGAATGCCACGCGGGGCGACTTCGGCTTCTCGCAGATCTTCAAGGCGCCGGTGTTCGTGCTGGTCTCGCAGCGCGCCGCCAACACCCTGCTGCTGTCGGTGGTGGCGCTGTTGCTGGCGTGGGGGTTTTCGGTGCCGGCGGGGATTCTCGCCGCCGCCCGCCAGTACCGCTGGCAGGACCAGTCGATCGCCGTGCTGGCGTTCTTCGGGCTGTCGATTCCCAACTTCTTCCTGGCGTCGCTGCTGCTGTTCCTGATCGCCTCCACCGGGAGCTGGCTGCCGATCGGCGGCATGACCTCGATCGACTACCCCGAGTTGAGCCTGCTGGGCAAGACCTGGGACCTGGCCAGGCACCTGGTGGTGCCGGCGCTGGTGATCTCCACCGCCATCACCGCATCGCTGACGCGCATCATGCGCGGCAGCATGCTGGAGGTGCTGGGCCAGCAGTACACCACCACCGCGCGCGCCAAGGGGTTGTCGGAACGGGTCGTGCTACTCAAGCACGCGCTGCGCAACGCGGTCAACCCGATGATCACCATCCTGGGCTTCAACATCGGCGAGATCCTCAGCGGTGCGGCCCTGGTGGAGATCGTCACCGGCTGGCCGGGCCTGGGCAAGCTGATCCTGACGGCAACGCTCAGCCAGGACTCCTTCCTGGTGTCGGGCAGCGTCGTGTACGGGGTGGTGCTGCTGATGATCGGCAACCTGCTGGCCGACATCCTGCTGGCGATCATCGATCCGAGGATCCGGGTGACATGA
- a CDS encoding response regulator, with the protein MRAAAKILVADDAPAVRYALAALLRGAGYEVIEADSGAAALRAAAAALPDLVVADLHLPGLPVGRFIAQLREACSGIRFVGLSGGGMHQDPESAVRIATAAGADRALEKPVSNATLLAEVRTALDS; encoded by the coding sequence ATGCGCGCCGCGGCGAAGATTCTGGTCGCAGACGATGCGCCGGCGGTGCGCTACGCGCTGGCCGCGTTGCTGCGCGGCGCCGGTTACGAGGTGATCGAAGCGGACTCGGGGGCGGCGGCCCTGCGCGCCGCGGCAGCCGCGTTGCCCGACCTGGTGGTGGCCGACCTGCACCTGCCGGGGCTGCCGGTCGGCCGGTTCATCGCGCAGCTCAGAGAAGCGTGCTCCGGCATCCGCTTCGTCGGCCTCTCCGGCGGCGGCATGCACCAGGACCCCGAGTCGGCCGTGCGTATCGCCACCGCCGCCGGCGCCGACCGCGCACTCGAGAAACCGGTCTCCAACGCCACCCTGCTGGCCGAGGTGCGCACCGCCCTCGACTCCTGA
- a CDS encoding type II toxin-antitoxin system HipA family toxin, which produces MNDAIEVFVDHDGQTPLVGRCHYIARRHGQSSVFEYADAWRDRADAFALDPANLPLELSQIYTSSGKSALPGALRDTAPDRWGRQLIRRAFRKAGEQRTLSEIDYLLAINDQTRIGALRYRREGEETFDHDIGRYRVPPLIRLPALVNAADAVLSNAETAEDLRLLLNEGSPLGGARPKSAVIDNDGRLAIAKFPKHDDYRSIPHGEVLAMKLAAAAGIDVAQATLLDVAGRPVALITRFDRDEERRIPFISAMTLLGLSDGDEATYTDIADVIRMYSSAPTEDLHELWRRIVFNVMAGNLDDHLRNHGFLYDRDDKWRLSPAYDLNPVPLTEKARELTTWISEEGPDADLDLARNAAAYFALDLVRANAIIKEVASALAGWQHIARGLRMSASDLAVYATAIRDAS; this is translated from the coding sequence ATGAACGACGCCATCGAGGTATTCGTCGACCACGATGGTCAGACTCCTCTCGTCGGCCGGTGCCACTACATCGCCAGGCGGCACGGCCAAAGCTCGGTCTTCGAGTACGCCGACGCGTGGCGCGACCGCGCCGATGCTTTCGCCCTGGATCCGGCGAATCTGCCGCTGGAGCTCTCGCAGATATACACGTCCTCCGGCAAGTCGGCACTGCCCGGCGCGTTGCGCGACACCGCCCCGGACCGCTGGGGCCGGCAACTGATTCGGCGCGCCTTTCGCAAGGCCGGCGAGCAGCGCACCCTGTCCGAGATCGACTATCTCCTCGCTATCAACGATCAGACGAGAATCGGTGCGCTCCGGTACCGCCGGGAAGGCGAAGAGACCTTCGACCACGACATCGGACGCTACCGCGTTCCTCCCCTGATCCGGCTACCGGCGCTCGTCAACGCCGCCGATGCGGTACTGTCCAACGCCGAAACTGCCGAAGACCTGAGACTTCTGCTCAACGAGGGTTCGCCCCTCGGTGGCGCCCGCCCCAAGTCCGCCGTCATCGACAATGACGGTCGCTTGGCGATCGCCAAGTTTCCGAAGCACGACGACTATCGCAGCATCCCGCATGGCGAAGTCCTCGCGATGAAGCTCGCCGCCGCCGCGGGCATCGATGTTGCTCAGGCAACACTGCTGGACGTGGCCGGCCGGCCGGTGGCCCTGATTACACGGTTCGACCGCGATGAAGAGCGAAGAATCCCGTTCATTTCCGCCATGACCCTACTCGGGCTCAGCGACGGCGACGAAGCGACCTATACGGATATCGCAGACGTCATCAGGATGTATTCGAGCGCGCCGACGGAAGACCTGCATGAGCTGTGGAGGCGGATCGTCTTCAACGTGATGGCCGGCAATCTCGACGATCACCTCCGCAACCATGGCTTCCTGTACGACCGCGATGACAAGTGGCGCCTCTCGCCGGCCTATGACCTGAACCCGGTGCCGCTGACCGAGAAGGCGCGGGAACTGACGACGTGGATATCGGAAGAAGGGCCCGACGCGGACCTCGATCTAGCCCGCAACGCGGCAGCATACTTCGCGCTCGACCTGGTCCGCGCCAACGCCATCATCAAAGAAGTCGCGAGTGCATTGGCCGGATGGCAGCACATCGCGCGGGGACTCCGGATGAGCGCATCAGACCTCGCCGTCTATGCGACCGCGATTCGGGATGCGTCATAG
- a CDS encoding L-fucose/L-arabinose isomerase family protein, protein MATAVDRDREVRPKIGVFGIGLAAYWPQFAGLKEQLQGYQRSVEERVGQWAEVVSAGLVDSAPGAVEAGNLFQRSQVDMVYCYVGTYSTSSQVLPAVQIPRVPVLVLNLQPSSALDYARTDTREWLANCCACCVPEISCAFSRCDIDFHVVSGMLTEEPGCEEPARRAWAQIREWTEAAGVLRTMRRSRIGVLGHTYPGMLDMYSDFTQHQGQLGTHVEVLEMCDLAALVRAATEREVRAKEEEALAVFELAEDSPSDPLAVRPAPDALDWAYRVAVGLDRLVAEFALDGLTYYYRGLGHNEYERIAAGFALGCSLLTSRGVPCSGEGDLKNCQAMKIVDTFGAGGSYSEVTAMDFRENFILAGHDGPFHLAISSERPLLRGLELFHGKHGAGVGVETQVRHGPVTLLSMTQTRAGDLKLVAAQGESIPGPVLQIGNTDSRLQFSLGPADFIDAWCREGPTHHFALGVGHILPRIEKFASIASLDLRVVVS, encoded by the coding sequence GTGGCAACAGCAGTAGACCGGGATCGGGAAGTGCGGCCGAAGATTGGCGTGTTCGGGATTGGGCTGGCGGCGTATTGGCCGCAGTTTGCGGGGTTGAAGGAGCAGCTCCAGGGTTACCAGCGCAGCGTGGAGGAGCGTGTCGGGCAGTGGGCGGAGGTGGTGTCGGCGGGGCTGGTGGACTCGGCGCCCGGCGCGGTGGAGGCGGGCAACCTGTTTCAGAGGAGCCAGGTCGATATGGTGTACTGCTACGTGGGCACGTACTCCACCAGCTCGCAGGTGCTGCCGGCGGTGCAGATTCCGCGCGTGCCGGTGCTGGTGCTCAACCTGCAGCCGAGTTCCGCCCTGGACTACGCGCGCACCGACACCAGGGAGTGGCTGGCCAACTGCTGCGCCTGTTGCGTGCCGGAGATCAGTTGCGCGTTCAGCCGCTGCGACATCGACTTCCACGTGGTGTCGGGCATGCTGACCGAGGAACCCGGCTGCGAGGAGCCGGCCCGCCGCGCCTGGGCGCAGATCCGCGAGTGGACCGAGGCGGCCGGCGTGCTGCGCACCATGCGCCGCAGCCGCATCGGCGTGCTCGGCCACACCTACCCCGGGATGCTCGACATGTACAGCGACTTCACCCAGCACCAGGGGCAACTCGGCACCCACGTCGAGGTGCTGGAGATGTGCGACCTGGCCGCGCTGGTGCGCGCGGCGACCGAACGCGAGGTGCGCGCCAAGGAGGAGGAAGCGCTGGCGGTGTTCGAGCTGGCGGAGGACTCGCCGTCCGACCCGCTCGCGGTGCGGCCCGCCCCCGACGCGCTCGACTGGGCCTACCGCGTGGCGGTGGGCCTGGACCGGCTGGTGGCGGAGTTCGCCCTCGACGGCCTCACCTACTACTACCGCGGCCTCGGCCACAACGAATACGAGCGCATCGCCGCCGGCTTCGCCCTCGGCTGCTCGCTGCTCACCTCGCGCGGCGTGCCGTGCAGCGGCGAGGGCGACCTCAAGAACTGCCAGGCGATGAAGATTGTCGACACCTTCGGCGCCGGCGGCAGCTACTCGGAGGTGACGGCGATGGACTTCCGCGAGAACTTCATTTTGGCCGGCCACGACGGGCCGTTCCACCTCGCCATCTCCTCCGAGCGCCCGCTGCTGCGCGGCCTGGAGCTGTTCCACGGCAAGCACGGCGCCGGCGTCGGCGTGGAGACCCAGGTGCGCCACGGCCCCGTGACCCTGCTTTCGATGACCCAGACCCGCGCCGGCGACCTCAAGCTGGTGGCGGCGCAGGGCGAGAGCATCCCGGGCCCGGTGCTGCAGATCGGCAACACCGACAGCCGCCTGCAGTTCAGCCTCGGCCCGGCCGATTTCATCGACGCCTGGTGCCGCGAGGGCCCGACCCACCACTTCGCCCTCGGTGTCGGCCACATCCTCCCCCGCATCGAGAAGTTCGCCTCGATAGCCTCGCTCGACCTGCGCGTCGTCGTTTCCTGA
- a CDS encoding helix-turn-helix transcriptional regulator — MKTLSTRALPRTAKQALTKLGADITVARKKRRISTVSMAERAFISRGTLYKVERGDPSVSIGIYATVLAILGLADRLAQAADRRDDSLGLDIDEDRLPRKVQPRRRSRPPS; from the coding sequence ATGAAGACGCTATCGACACGTGCGCTTCCCAGAACGGCCAAGCAGGCCCTCACCAAGCTGGGCGCTGACATCACGGTCGCCCGCAAGAAACGTCGCATCTCGACCGTTTCCATGGCTGAGCGCGCATTCATCAGCCGCGGCACCCTCTACAAGGTCGAACGGGGCGACCCATCGGTCTCGATCGGCATCTACGCAACGGTCCTGGCCATCCTGGGGCTCGCTGATCGTCTCGCGCAGGCGGCCGACCGCCGCGACGATTCCCTCGGACTGGACATCGACGAGGATCGACTGCCCAGGAAGGTGCAACCGCGCCGCCGCTCCCGGCCACCGTCATGA
- a CDS encoding ABC transporter substrate-binding protein produces the protein MKRILAVLVAGAVAVTAWAGPEVEVEPLAEAEEMSPIDMLEPVDHSSWERGRHGGRFVVNNISDAKTFNPVVAKETSTTDITDRLFAGIVRRNQLTLEWEPGLAERWEISEDQKTITLFLRSGLVWSDGDPITADEVVWSVNEIYKNEEVETSARDALTVGGEFAEFELIDDLTYRIVLPSVYAGIFEIASIGPMPRHIFEPLVEAEGAAAVNSFWGVDTDVSTIVGNGPFLIGEYVPNERVVMVPNPNYYEQDEWGQQLPYLDEFVIEFVEDLETGLARFIAGESDAFGLRGKDYGALVDRQESDNFLIYNVGPASSTQFITFNQNPIEGDEDGGIEPPALTWLSNKTFRQAMAHLIDRQTIINNIAFGFGYPQYSFVWTVSPYYWEGAADAAFKYDPGRAGELLDSIDYVDRDGDGVREDPDGNKIELILNTNSGNDVREQIGELFSQEAKAVGVDVTFKPEAFNELVTRLVASYDWQMILIGLTGSVDPVGGANVYPSRGSLHMIEPNQESPRRDWEAAVDAAWDEANLTTDEEQRIRGYRKLQELWIDEVPWAYTFAPAVMHAYRNTVGNIKPHPLHGYAIRGLADRLYIK, from the coding sequence ATGAAGAGAATCCTCGCCGTGCTCGTCGCCGGCGCAGTCGCCGTAACCGCCTGGGCCGGCCCCGAGGTGGAGGTCGAACCGTTGGCGGAAGCCGAGGAGATGAGCCCGATCGACATGCTGGAGCCGGTCGATCACTCGTCGTGGGAACGCGGCCGCCACGGCGGACGCTTCGTGGTGAACAACATCTCCGACGCCAAGACCTTCAACCCGGTAGTGGCCAAGGAAACCTCGACCACCGACATCACCGACCGCCTGTTCGCCGGCATCGTACGGCGCAACCAGCTCACCCTGGAGTGGGAGCCCGGCCTGGCCGAGCGCTGGGAGATCTCCGAGGACCAGAAGACGATCACGCTGTTCCTGCGCAGCGGCCTGGTGTGGTCCGACGGCGACCCGATCACCGCCGACGAGGTCGTGTGGAGCGTCAACGAGATCTACAAGAACGAAGAGGTGGAGACCAGCGCCCGCGACGCGCTGACGGTGGGCGGCGAGTTCGCCGAGTTCGAGCTGATCGACGACCTGACCTACCGCATCGTGCTGCCGTCGGTGTACGCCGGCATCTTCGAGATCGCCTCCATCGGGCCGATGCCGCGCCACATCTTCGAGCCGCTGGTCGAGGCGGAGGGCGCCGCCGCGGTCAACTCGTTCTGGGGCGTGGACACCGACGTGAGCACCATCGTCGGCAACGGCCCGTTCCTGATCGGCGAGTACGTGCCGAACGAACGGGTGGTGATGGTGCCCAACCCCAACTACTACGAGCAGGACGAGTGGGGCCAGCAGCTTCCCTACCTGGACGAGTTCGTGATCGAGTTCGTCGAGGATCTCGAAACCGGCCTGGCCCGCTTCATCGCCGGCGAGAGCGACGCCTTCGGGCTGCGCGGCAAGGACTACGGCGCCCTGGTCGACAGGCAGGAGTCGGACAACTTCCTGATCTACAACGTCGGCCCCGCCTCCAGCACCCAGTTCATCACCTTCAACCAGAACCCGATCGAGGGCGACGAAGACGGCGGCATCGAGCCGCCGGCGCTCACCTGGCTGTCCAACAAGACGTTCCGACAGGCGATGGCGCACCTGATCGACCGCCAGACCATCATCAACAACATCGCCTTCGGCTTCGGCTACCCGCAGTACTCGTTCGTGTGGACCGTGTCCCCCTACTACTGGGAGGGCGCCGCCGACGCCGCCTTCAAGTACGACCCGGGACGGGCCGGGGAGCTGCTCGACTCGATCGACTACGTCGACCGTGACGGCGACGGCGTGCGCGAGGACCCGGACGGCAACAAGATCGAGCTGATCCTGAACACCAACTCCGGCAACGACGTGCGCGAGCAGATCGGCGAACTGTTCAGCCAGGAGGCGAAGGCGGTGGGGGTCGACGTCACCTTCAAGCCGGAGGCGTTCAACGAACTGGTCACGCGGCTGGTCGCCTCCTACGATTGGCAGATGATCCTGATCGGCCTGACCGGCTCGGTGGACCCGGTGGGGGGCGCCAACGTGTACCCGTCGCGCGGCTCCCTGCACATGATCGAGCCCAACCAGGAGTCCCCGCGCCGCGACTGGGAGGCAGCGGTGGACGCCGCCTGGGACGAGGCCAACCTGACCACCGACGAAGAGCAGCGCATCCGCGGCTACCGCAAGCTGCAGGAACTGTGGATCGACGAGGTGCCGTGGGCGTACACGTTCGCGCCGGCGGTGATGCACGCCTACCGTAACACGGTCGGCAACATCAAGCCGCATCCGCTGCACGGCTACGCCATCCGGGGCCTCGCCGACCGGCTCTACATCAAGTAA
- a CDS encoding ABC transporter permease, with protein MSRRGGSAARSAGRGADREAPGGGRQDSGRPRGGGEPAAGVTAAEVPAAAAREHTESLLEVYWRRFKQHRLGRIGAGVLIVLYALALFADPLAPATMRWTDKTKSYQPPTGIRFSYLDGGRLVVRPFVYEMHIVNQALRTYGRVPRRTLRVISQERAAGRAELRSVALQEDPAARSRASLQALQRHYRLADTDPRLGELRALIDEVERDPRRDLHRRVRLHRAGAAPETLELIVAKGNKNFLGLFARGVPYRFLGLFTGRIHLLASPTGGFFPLGTDHTGRDLLSRLLHGARVSLTVGLVGAAITLVLGLLIGGAAGYFGGIADNLLMRFTEVLLSFPSFYLLLVLRGTFPPTLNSVQVYFLIIVIVSFVIWGSLARIVRGMTLSLRSEDYVLSARSLGLGPFKIIRRHVLPNTFSFVIVQVTLTIPGFILGESALSFLGLGITEPQSSWGLMLSASRSYRVVQDFPWVLIPGICIFLAIMAWNFVGDGVRDAVDPRSRH; from the coding sequence ATGAGCAGACGCGGCGGCTCCGCTGCCCGGAGTGCCGGGCGCGGCGCGGATCGGGAGGCGCCCGGCGGCGGCCGGCAGGACAGCGGCCGTCCGCGGGGTGGCGGCGAGCCCGCGGCGGGGGTAACCGCGGCAGAGGTCCCCGCGGCGGCGGCGCGGGAGCATACCGAGTCGTTGCTGGAGGTGTACTGGCGGCGGTTCAAGCAGCATCGCCTGGGCCGCATCGGCGCCGGCGTGCTGATCGTGCTGTACGCGCTGGCCCTGTTCGCCGACCCGCTGGCGCCGGCCACCATGCGGTGGACCGACAAGACCAAGTCGTATCAGCCGCCGACCGGGATCCGCTTCAGCTACCTGGACGGCGGCCGCCTGGTGGTGCGCCCGTTCGTGTACGAGATGCACATCGTCAACCAGGCGCTGCGCACCTACGGTCGGGTACCGCGGCGTACCCTGCGCGTCATCTCCCAGGAACGCGCCGCCGGGCGTGCCGAGCTGCGCTCGGTTGCGCTGCAGGAGGATCCGGCGGCGCGCAGCCGCGCGTCGCTGCAGGCGCTGCAGCGGCACTACCGGCTCGCCGACACCGACCCGCGGCTCGGCGAACTGCGGGCGCTGATCGACGAGGTGGAGCGCGACCCGCGCCGCGACCTGCACCGCCGCGTGCGGCTGCACCGGGCCGGCGCTGCGCCGGAGACCCTGGAGCTGATCGTGGCCAAGGGCAACAAGAACTTTCTGGGGCTGTTCGCGCGCGGCGTGCCGTACCGGTTCCTGGGGCTGTTCACGGGGCGCATCCACCTGCTTGCCTCCCCTACCGGCGGCTTCTTTCCACTCGGCACCGACCACACCGGCCGCGACCTGCTCTCGCGCCTCCTGCACGGCGCGCGCGTGTCGCTGACCGTGGGCCTGGTGGGGGCCGCGATCACCCTGGTGCTGGGACTGCTGATCGGCGGCGCGGCAGGTTACTTCGGCGGCATCGCCGACAACCTGCTGATGCGCTTCACCGAGGTGTTGCTCTCGTTCCCGTCCTTTTACCTGCTGCTGGTCCTGCGCGGCACTTTTCCGCCCACGCTGAACAGCGTCCAGGTGTACTTCCTGATCATCGTGATCGTGTCGTTCGTGATCTGGGGCTCGCTGGCGCGCATCGTGCGCGGCATGACGCTGTCGCTGCGCTCGGAGGACTACGTGCTGAGCGCGCGCTCTCTCGGACTGGGGCCGTTCAAGATCATCCGCCGCCACGTGCTGCCCAACACGTTCTCGTTTGTGATCGTGCAGGTCACCCTGACCATTCCCGGCTTCATCCTGGGCGAATCGGCGTTGAGCTTCCTGGGCCTCGGCATTACCGAGCCGCAGTCGAGCTGGGGACTGATGCTGTCGGCGTCGCGCAGCTACCGGGTGGTGCAGGACTTTCCGTGGGTCCTGATACCCGGCATCTGCATCTTCCTGGCCATCATGGCGTGGAACTTCGTCGGCGACGGCGTGCGCGACGCGGTCGATCCGAGGAGCCGGCATTGA